The Pedobacter roseus genome contains a region encoding:
- a CDS encoding nitroreductase family protein yields the protein MSLIDALNWRYAVKKMNGQPVEQEKVDKIIAAAHLAPTSSGLQPFKVIVVTNQELKEKIAPIAFNQSQVIDSSHLLIFAANENYTEEGIDAVFNRMNTERGLPLDATDAYKTQLKGMILSRTAEENFNHAARQAYIGFGIAIAEAALLKVDATPMEGFNGPALDELLGLDKKGLKSVTLLPLGNRDEAGDWLVNLKKVRSPKEEFLIEFK from the coding sequence ATGAGCTTAATAGATGCCCTAAACTGGCGTTATGCCGTTAAGAAAATGAATGGTCAGCCTGTTGAACAAGAAAAGGTTGATAAAATCATTGCTGCTGCACATTTAGCACCAACTTCATCAGGTTTACAGCCTTTTAAAGTAATTGTGGTAACCAACCAGGAATTAAAAGAAAAAATTGCACCGATTGCTTTTAATCAATCACAGGTAATTGATTCTTCTCACCTATTGATTTTCGCAGCAAACGAAAACTATACAGAAGAAGGAATTGATGCTGTTTTTAACAGAATGAATACTGAGCGCGGCTTACCATTAGATGCAACCGATGCCTACAAAACACAATTAAAAGGCATGATCTTATCGAGAACTGCTGAAGAAAACTTTAACCATGCTGCCCGTCAGGCTTATATTGGTTTCGGTATTGCCATTGCAGAAGCTGCTTTGTTAAAAGTTGATGCTACGCCAATGGAAGGCTTTAACGGTCCGGCATTAGATGAACTTTTAGGTTTAGATAAAAAAGGTTTAAAAAGCGTAACCCTATTGCCGTTAGGAAACAGGGATGAAGCCGGCGATTGGTTGGTAAACCTTAAAAAGGTACGTTCACCTAAAGAAGAATTTTTAATCGAATTTAAATAA